The following are encoded in a window of Sphaeramia orbicularis chromosome 20, fSphaOr1.1, whole genome shotgun sequence genomic DNA:
- the amer2 gene encoding APC membrane recruitment protein 2 isoform X2, giving the protein MEVQAECVEPPVAPQCDPQPTGKINKAAFKLFGRRSTGSGMASFFSFRNKGATNSGNNGNSDNGNSMNGNGSAAELVRSKTHDGLTSSNNDTDGRRGEGHTGLEAVPVRSLSKSLSFFSLLRRGSFRSSENGGAGLVRRGRGLKGFFSSMRWRRKEKTNEGDAEEIEARKKTDGDGSGTEKVKDITLTLEPPPHHHQEDCGNTEAEPNCHALETPSTSVTMTPPHCVAMPGPSGEPDSPFPFTPTDSPLRPPIPKAKASISSLTPSLATPPLDRCSTGDPPSEPSVDRLCSLLFTDVTSLKSFDSLTGCGDIIADAEEEGPTGNGGSGTSSSSSGGGGGGGGGGSIGAGMGRASGVSSSMSRGSPSKAPLHSQPMFSVSTSSMPATLPARARAPPPPQQHPPGSGVVAYMGGGEEMASPEGVDDADMQGLWHMLPSTGDNSPALPRSHQPPSTIPTSTYPPRSTSNPASSHLPSASRSSERKVPQVKTLGLSKIPVVGAGGRAAAKPPLPHNRHPTSPGEKEPLSDEGYWDTPSATPTATPDESGLQRDQKMALSRDSCSGDHLYDLYNEPEEEEEDVDLHSTPSPSTEYKLSPTSQTTPPSSSSSSSFRSMKGSTSLPRESKIPVSSKQSTPPHSVSHSALSSVLEAESPPPKTQAPPPVRTRIPVSKVPVRRSGNKPGSATRGTAHKK; this is encoded by the exons ATGGAGGTGCAGGCGGAGTGTGTGGAGCCTCCTGTGGCCCCTCAGTGTGACCCCCAGCCAACAGGGAAGATCAACAAAGCTGCCTTCAAACTCTTCGGAAGGCGCTCCACTGGTTCTGGAATGGCTAGCTTCTTCTCCTTCAGGAACAAAGGAGCAACAAACAGCGGGAACAACGGGAATTCAGACAATGGGAATTCTATGAATGGGAATGGATCAGCAGCAGAGCTAGTAAGAAGCAAAACCCATGATGGGCTAACAAGCTCCAACAACGACACCGATGGACGGAGAGGGGAGGGGCACACTGGACTGGAGGCGGTACCCGTAAGATCTCTCAGCAAATCACTGAGTTTCTTCTCTTTGCTCCGACGTGGGAGTTTTAGGTCGAGTGAGAatggaggggcggggcttgtcaGAAGAGGGAGGGGCCTAAAGGGCTTCTTCAGCAGCATGCGATGGAGACGTAAGGAAAAAACAAACGAAGGTGATGCGGAGGAAATAGAAGCGAGGAAGAAGACGGATGGGGATGGTTCAGGCACTGAAAAGGTAAAGGATATTACCCTAACTCTAGAGCCACCTCCTCATCATCACCAAGAGGATTGTGGGAATACAGAGGCAGAACCTAATTGCCATGCATTAGAGACTCCAAGTACTAGTGTTACCATGACACCCCCACACTGTGTTGCTATGCCAGGGCCGTCTGGCGAGCCAGACAGCCCCTTCCCTTTCACACCCACCGACTCACCTCTTCGCCCTCCCATTCCCAAAGCCAAAGCCTCAATTTCAAGCCTCACCCCCTCTCTTGCTACGCCCCCTTTGGACCGCTGCAGTACAGGCGACCCCCCTTCAGAACCCTCTGTGGACCGCCTCTGCTCTCTGCTCTTCACTGACGTCACATCCCTCAAAAGCTTTGATTCACTGACGGGCTGTGGTGACATTATTGCTGATGCAGAGGAGGAAGGACCAACAGGGAATGGGGGCAGtggcaccagcagcagcagcagtgggggag gaggaggaggaggaggaggaggaagcattGGAGCAGGTATGGGGAGAGCATCTGGAGTCAGTAGTTCCATGTCTCGTGGCTCCCCGTCCAAAGCCCCTCTACATTCCCAGCCCATGTTCTCTGTGTCCACAAGCTCAATGCCTGCGACGCTTCCTGCTCGAGCCCGTGCTCCACCTCCACCACAGCAACATCCACCTGGTAGTGGTGTGGTGGCCTACATGGGCGGAGGGGAGGAAATGGCAAGTCCTGAAGGAGTGGATGATGCTGACATGCAGGGGCTCTGGCACATGCTACCTTCCACAGGGGACAACTCCCCAGCTTTGCCCCGATCTCACCAACCTCCTTCCACCATCCCAACTTCCACATATCCCCCTCGTTCCACCTCCAACCCTGCCAGCAGCCACCTCCCATCAGCATCTAGGAGTTCAGAGCGAAAAGTACCCCAGGTCAAAACACTGGGGCTCAGTAAGATTCCAGTTGTTGGAGCAGGAGGCCGGGCAGCGGCCAAACCCCCACTCCCTCATAACCGCCATCCCACATCACCTGGTGAAAAAGAGCCACTTAGTGATGAAGGTTACTGGGACACACCCTCAGCAACTCCCACAGCAACACCTGACGAGAGTGGACTACAGCGTGACCAGAAGATGGCCCTATCACGGGACAGTTGTTCTGGAGATCACCTGTACGATCTCTACAATGAgcctgaagaggaagaagaggatgtAGATCTGCACAGTACTCCCTCTCCATCCACTGAATACAAACTGAGCCCCACCTCCCAAACAacacctccttcctcctcctcctcttcctccttccgaTCAATGAAAGGCAGCACCAGCCTTCCCCGGGAATCTAAGATCCCAGTAAGCAGCAAACAATCCACACCTCCCCATTCTGTAAGCCATTCAGCACTGTCATCCGTCCTAGAGGCTGAATCCCCTCCACCAAAGACCCAAGCACCTCCTCCAGTCCGCACCAGAATCCCTGTATCCAAGGTCCCGGTCCGTCGCTCTGGAAACAAGCCTGGCAGCGCAACCAGAGGAACTGCCCACAAGAAGTAG
- the amer2 gene encoding APC membrane recruitment protein 2 isoform X3 codes for MEVQAECVEPPVAPQCDPQPTGKINKAAFKLFGRRSTGSGMASFFSFRNKGATNSGNNGNSDNGNSMNGNGSAAELVRSKTHDGLTSSNNDTDGRRGEGHTGLEAVPVRSLSKSLSFFSLLRRGSFRSSENGGAGLVRRGRGLKGFFSSMRWRRKEKTNEGDAEEIEARKKTDGDGSGTEKVKDITLTLEPPPHHHQEDCGNTEAEPNCHALETPSTSVTMTPPHCVAMPGPSGEPDSPFPFTPTDSPLRPPIPKAKASISSLTPSLATPPLDRCSTGDPPSEPSVDRLCSLLFTDVTSLKSFDSLTGCGDIIADAEEEGPTGNGGSGTSSSSSGGGGGGGGGSIGAGMGRASGVSSSMSRGSPSKAPLHSQPMFSVSTSSMPATLPARARAPPPPQQHPPGSGVVAYMGGGEEMASPEGVDDADMQGLWHMLPSTGDNSPALPRSHQPPSTIPTSTYPPRSTSNPASSHLPSASRSSERKVPQVKTLGLSKIPVVGAGGRAAAKPPLPHNRHPTSPGEKEPLSDEGYWDTPSATPTATPDESGLQRDQKMALSRDSCSGDHLYDLYNEPEEEEEDVDLHSTPSPSTEYKLSPTSQTTPPSSSSSSSFRSMKGSTSLPRESKIPVSSKQSTPPHSVSHSALSSVLEAESPPPKTQAPPPVRTRIPVSKVPVRRSGNKPGSATRGTAHKK; via the exons ATGGAGGTGCAGGCGGAGTGTGTGGAGCCTCCTGTGGCCCCTCAGTGTGACCCCCAGCCAACAGGGAAGATCAACAAAGCTGCCTTCAAACTCTTCGGAAGGCGCTCCACTGGTTCTGGAATGGCTAGCTTCTTCTCCTTCAGGAACAAAGGAGCAACAAACAGCGGGAACAACGGGAATTCAGACAATGGGAATTCTATGAATGGGAATGGATCAGCAGCAGAGCTAGTAAGAAGCAAAACCCATGATGGGCTAACAAGCTCCAACAACGACACCGATGGACGGAGAGGGGAGGGGCACACTGGACTGGAGGCGGTACCCGTAAGATCTCTCAGCAAATCACTGAGTTTCTTCTCTTTGCTCCGACGTGGGAGTTTTAGGTCGAGTGAGAatggaggggcggggcttgtcaGAAGAGGGAGGGGCCTAAAGGGCTTCTTCAGCAGCATGCGATGGAGACGTAAGGAAAAAACAAACGAAGGTGATGCGGAGGAAATAGAAGCGAGGAAGAAGACGGATGGGGATGGTTCAGGCACTGAAAAGGTAAAGGATATTACCCTAACTCTAGAGCCACCTCCTCATCATCACCAAGAGGATTGTGGGAATACAGAGGCAGAACCTAATTGCCATGCATTAGAGACTCCAAGTACTAGTGTTACCATGACACCCCCACACTGTGTTGCTATGCCAGGGCCGTCTGGCGAGCCAGACAGCCCCTTCCCTTTCACACCCACCGACTCACCTCTTCGCCCTCCCATTCCCAAAGCCAAAGCCTCAATTTCAAGCCTCACCCCCTCTCTTGCTACGCCCCCTTTGGACCGCTGCAGTACAGGCGACCCCCCTTCAGAACCCTCTGTGGACCGCCTCTGCTCTCTGCTCTTCACTGACGTCACATCCCTCAAAAGCTTTGATTCACTGACGGGCTGTGGTGACATTATTGCTGATGCAGAGGAGGAAGGACCAACAGGGAATGGGGGCAGtggcaccagcagcagcagcagtgggggag gaggaggaggaggaggaggaagcattGGAGCAGGTATGGGGAGAGCATCTGGAGTCAGTAGTTCCATGTCTCGTGGCTCCCCGTCCAAAGCCCCTCTACATTCCCAGCCCATGTTCTCTGTGTCCACAAGCTCAATGCCTGCGACGCTTCCTGCTCGAGCCCGTGCTCCACCTCCACCACAGCAACATCCACCTGGTAGTGGTGTGGTGGCCTACATGGGCGGAGGGGAGGAAATGGCAAGTCCTGAAGGAGTGGATGATGCTGACATGCAGGGGCTCTGGCACATGCTACCTTCCACAGGGGACAACTCCCCAGCTTTGCCCCGATCTCACCAACCTCCTTCCACCATCCCAACTTCCACATATCCCCCTCGTTCCACCTCCAACCCTGCCAGCAGCCACCTCCCATCAGCATCTAGGAGTTCAGAGCGAAAAGTACCCCAGGTCAAAACACTGGGGCTCAGTAAGATTCCAGTTGTTGGAGCAGGAGGCCGGGCAGCGGCCAAACCCCCACTCCCTCATAACCGCCATCCCACATCACCTGGTGAAAAAGAGCCACTTAGTGATGAAGGTTACTGGGACACACCCTCAGCAACTCCCACAGCAACACCTGACGAGAGTGGACTACAGCGTGACCAGAAGATGGCCCTATCACGGGACAGTTGTTCTGGAGATCACCTGTACGATCTCTACAATGAgcctgaagaggaagaagaggatgtAGATCTGCACAGTACTCCCTCTCCATCCACTGAATACAAACTGAGCCCCACCTCCCAAACAacacctccttcctcctcctcctcttcctccttccgaTCAATGAAAGGCAGCACCAGCCTTCCCCGGGAATCTAAGATCCCAGTAAGCAGCAAACAATCCACACCTCCCCATTCTGTAAGCCATTCAGCACTGTCATCCGTCCTAGAGGCTGAATCCCCTCCACCAAAGACCCAAGCACCTCCTCCAGTCCGCACCAGAATCCCTGTATCCAAGGTCCCGGTCCGTCGCTCTGGAAACAAGCCTGGCAGCGCAACCAGAGGAACTGCCCACAAGAAGTAG
- the amer2 gene encoding APC membrane recruitment protein 2 isoform X1, whose amino-acid sequence MEVQAECVEPPVAPQCDPQPTGKINKAAFKLFGRRSTGSGMASFFSFRNKGATNSGNNGNSDNGNSMNGNGSAAELVRSKTHDGLTSSNNDTDGRRGEGHTGLEAVPVRSLSKSLSFFSLLRRGSFRSSENGGAGLVRRGRGLKGFFSSMRWRRKEKTNEGDAEEIEARKKTDGDGSGTEKVKDITLTLEPPPHHHQEDCGNTEAEPNCHALETPSTSVTMTPPHCVAMPGPSGEPDSPFPFTPTDSPLRPPIPKAKASISSLTPSLATPPLDRCSTGDPPSEPSVDRLCSLLFTDVTSLKSFDSLTGCGDIIADAEEEGPTGNGGSGTSSSSSGGGGGGGGGGGSIGAGMGRASGVSSSMSRGSPSKAPLHSQPMFSVSTSSMPATLPARARAPPPPQQHPPGSGVVAYMGGGEEMASPEGVDDADMQGLWHMLPSTGDNSPALPRSHQPPSTIPTSTYPPRSTSNPASSHLPSASRSSERKVPQVKTLGLSKIPVVGAGGRAAAKPPLPHNRHPTSPGEKEPLSDEGYWDTPSATPTATPDESGLQRDQKMALSRDSCSGDHLYDLYNEPEEEEEDVDLHSTPSPSTEYKLSPTSQTTPPSSSSSSSFRSMKGSTSLPRESKIPVSSKQSTPPHSVSHSALSSVLEAESPPPKTQAPPPVRTRIPVSKVPVRRSGNKPGSATRGTAHKK is encoded by the exons ATGGAGGTGCAGGCGGAGTGTGTGGAGCCTCCTGTGGCCCCTCAGTGTGACCCCCAGCCAACAGGGAAGATCAACAAAGCTGCCTTCAAACTCTTCGGAAGGCGCTCCACTGGTTCTGGAATGGCTAGCTTCTTCTCCTTCAGGAACAAAGGAGCAACAAACAGCGGGAACAACGGGAATTCAGACAATGGGAATTCTATGAATGGGAATGGATCAGCAGCAGAGCTAGTAAGAAGCAAAACCCATGATGGGCTAACAAGCTCCAACAACGACACCGATGGACGGAGAGGGGAGGGGCACACTGGACTGGAGGCGGTACCCGTAAGATCTCTCAGCAAATCACTGAGTTTCTTCTCTTTGCTCCGACGTGGGAGTTTTAGGTCGAGTGAGAatggaggggcggggcttgtcaGAAGAGGGAGGGGCCTAAAGGGCTTCTTCAGCAGCATGCGATGGAGACGTAAGGAAAAAACAAACGAAGGTGATGCGGAGGAAATAGAAGCGAGGAAGAAGACGGATGGGGATGGTTCAGGCACTGAAAAGGTAAAGGATATTACCCTAACTCTAGAGCCACCTCCTCATCATCACCAAGAGGATTGTGGGAATACAGAGGCAGAACCTAATTGCCATGCATTAGAGACTCCAAGTACTAGTGTTACCATGACACCCCCACACTGTGTTGCTATGCCAGGGCCGTCTGGCGAGCCAGACAGCCCCTTCCCTTTCACACCCACCGACTCACCTCTTCGCCCTCCCATTCCCAAAGCCAAAGCCTCAATTTCAAGCCTCACCCCCTCTCTTGCTACGCCCCCTTTGGACCGCTGCAGTACAGGCGACCCCCCTTCAGAACCCTCTGTGGACCGCCTCTGCTCTCTGCTCTTCACTGACGTCACATCCCTCAAAAGCTTTGATTCACTGACGGGCTGTGGTGACATTATTGCTGATGCAGAGGAGGAAGGACCAACAGGGAATGGGGGCAGtggcaccagcagcagcagcagtgggggag gaggaggaggaggaggaggaggaggaagcattGGAGCAGGTATGGGGAGAGCATCTGGAGTCAGTAGTTCCATGTCTCGTGGCTCCCCGTCCAAAGCCCCTCTACATTCCCAGCCCATGTTCTCTGTGTCCACAAGCTCAATGCCTGCGACGCTTCCTGCTCGAGCCCGTGCTCCACCTCCACCACAGCAACATCCACCTGGTAGTGGTGTGGTGGCCTACATGGGCGGAGGGGAGGAAATGGCAAGTCCTGAAGGAGTGGATGATGCTGACATGCAGGGGCTCTGGCACATGCTACCTTCCACAGGGGACAACTCCCCAGCTTTGCCCCGATCTCACCAACCTCCTTCCACCATCCCAACTTCCACATATCCCCCTCGTTCCACCTCCAACCCTGCCAGCAGCCACCTCCCATCAGCATCTAGGAGTTCAGAGCGAAAAGTACCCCAGGTCAAAACACTGGGGCTCAGTAAGATTCCAGTTGTTGGAGCAGGAGGCCGGGCAGCGGCCAAACCCCCACTCCCTCATAACCGCCATCCCACATCACCTGGTGAAAAAGAGCCACTTAGTGATGAAGGTTACTGGGACACACCCTCAGCAACTCCCACAGCAACACCTGACGAGAGTGGACTACAGCGTGACCAGAAGATGGCCCTATCACGGGACAGTTGTTCTGGAGATCACCTGTACGATCTCTACAATGAgcctgaagaggaagaagaggatgtAGATCTGCACAGTACTCCCTCTCCATCCACTGAATACAAACTGAGCCCCACCTCCCAAACAacacctccttcctcctcctcctcttcctccttccgaTCAATGAAAGGCAGCACCAGCCTTCCCCGGGAATCTAAGATCCCAGTAAGCAGCAAACAATCCACACCTCCCCATTCTGTAAGCCATTCAGCACTGTCATCCGTCCTAGAGGCTGAATCCCCTCCACCAAAGACCCAAGCACCTCCTCCAGTCCGCACCAGAATCCCTGTATCCAAGGTCCCGGTCCGTCGCTCTGGAAACAAGCCTGGCAGCGCAACCAGAGGAACTGCCCACAAGAAGTAG
- the mtmr6 gene encoding phosphatidylinositol-3,5-bisphosphate 3-phosphatase MTMR6: MEHIRTPKVEQVRLLDRFSNKSTNGTLYLTATHLIFVESSSNNLTSAAQEIWILHHHIASVEKLSLTTTGCPLVIQCRNFRVVHFVVQRERDCHDIYSSLLRLLRPVSYEELYAFSYNPKQNDQQREEGWQLIDLGAEFERMGVPCDQWQLTDVNRDYKVCETYPRDLYVPITASKPIIVGSSKFRSKGRFPVLTYFYQEKKAAVCRCSQPLSGFSARCLEDESMLQAISKANHNSRFVYVMDTRPKLNALANRAAGKGYENEDNYSNIRFQFVGIENIHVMRTSLQKLLEVIGTRSLSMGDYLEGLESSGWLRHIKAIVDAAIFLAKAVTVEGASVLVHCSDGWDRTAQVCSLGALLMDPYYRTIKGFMVLIEKDWISFGHKFADRCDQLDGDPKEVSPIFTQFLECVWQLSEQFPQAFEFSEWFLLQIHEHVHSCQYGNFLGNNQRQREELQLRERTHSLWAYLLSEKQNYLNPFYSPAYCEAHPVLEPSTLPYHFKFWRNMYHQFDRSMHPRQSILKTILTLRENSHKAESTLQALENRLHQLGVTPLTTSDPPAHPPTRDQRTNSNSLPPRPDSLILGAPVNHKDVQGQDDEDEQDEVGEEAVESTDMERTVEGSSGTESRKQSYGELEGTYNNELAKEEPAVVSLEFGVARMTC; this comes from the exons ATGGAGCATATCCGAACGCCAAAG GTGGAGCAGGTGCGGTTGCTGGATCGCTTCAGCAACAAATCCACGAATGGCACACTTTACCTTACTGCAACACATCTCATTTTTGTGGAGAGCAGCTCTAACAACTTGACCTCTGCTGCACAGGAGATCTGG ATTTTACACCATCATATTGCCTCGGTGGAGAAGCTGTCCCTGACCACCACAGGCTGTCCGTTGGTCATCCAATGCCGTAACTTCAGagtggttcattttgttgttcagAGAGAAAGAGACTGCCATGACATCTACAGCTCACTGCTGCGTCTTCTACGGCCTG tatCCTATGAGGAGCTCTATGCGTTCTCCTACAACCCAAAACAGAATGACCAACAGAGGGAGGAAGGATGGCAGCTCATCGACCTGGGGGCAGAGTTTGAGAGGATGGGTGTCCCTTGTGACCAATGGCAGCTTACTGATGTCAACAGAGACTATAAG GTTTGTGAGACATATCCACGGGACTTGTATGTTCCCATCACAGCCAGTAAGCCTATCATTGTGGGGAGTTCCAAGTTCAGAAGCAAAGGACGCTTTCCTGTTCTTACATACTTCTATCAAGAAAAGAAG GCGGCAGTGTGTCGATGCAGTCAGCCTCTCTCTGGCTTCAGTGCGCGATGCTTGGAGGATGAGAGCATGCTGCAAGCCATCAGCAAAGCCAATCACAACAGTCGATTTGTCTATGTCATGGATACTAGGCCAAAG TTGAATGCTTTAGCTAACCGAGCAGCTGGTAAAGGCTATGAGAATGAGGACAACTACTCCAACATCCGCTTCCAGTTTGTAGGCATTGAAAATATCCATGTCATGAGGACAAGCCTGCAGAAATTACTTGAAg TGATAGGGACTCGGTCTCTTTCCATGGGTGACTATCTGGAAGGTTTGGAGAGTAGTGGCTGGCTGCGGCATATTAAAGCCATTGTAGATGCAGCTATCTTTCTTGCAAAG gcagtgacagtggaaggagcgAGTGTATTAGTTCATTGTTCAGACGGATGGGATCGAACAGCCCAAGTCTGTTCACTGGGGGCGTTGCTCATGGACCCTTACTACCGCACCATCAAGGGCTTCATG GTGCTGATAGAGAAGGACTGGATTTCTTTCGGCCACAAGTTTGCAGACAG gTGTGACCAGTTGGATGGTGATCCAAAGGAGGTGTCCCCTATCTTCACTCAGTTCCTGGAATGTGTGTGGCAGCTTAGTGAGCAGTTCCCACAG GCATTTGAGTTCAGCGAGTGGTTCCTGCTGCAGATCCATGAACACGTCCACTCCTGTCAGTATGGAAACTTCCTTGGCAACaatcagagacagagagaggaactGCA GCTGAGAGAGCGGACTCACTCACTGTGGGCGTATCTCCTGAGTGAAAAACAGAACTACCTAAACCCATTTTACAGCCCTGCTTATTGTGAAGCACATCCAGTGCTGGAGCCTTCCACCCTGCCCTACCATTTCAA GTTCTGGAGAAACATGTATCACCAGTTTGATCGGTCCATGCACCCACGTCAGTCTATTTTGAAAACTATTCTTACTCTGAGAGAGAATAGTCACAAAGCAGAGAGCACATTGCAAGCACTGGAGAAT AGGCTTCATCAGCTTGGCGTGACGCCCCTCACAACCTCTGACCCCCCTGCACATCCCCCCACCAGAGATCAGCGCACCAACTCTAACAGCCTCCCACCGCGCCCTGACTCCCTCATTCTGGGGGCACCTGTCAACCACAAAGATGTGCAGGGGCAGGATGATGAGGACGAGCAGGATGAGGTTGGCGAGGAGGCCGTGGAGAGCACGGACATGGAGCGGACAGTAGAGGGCAGCAGCGGCACCGAGAGCAGGAAGCAGAGCTATGGAGAGCTGGAAGGGACATACAACAACGAGCTGGCCAAAGAAGAGCCAGCTGTTGTCAGTCTGGAGTTTGGAGTGGCACGCATGACCTGCTGA